The Molothrus ater isolate BHLD 08-10-18 breed brown headed cowbird chromosome 2, BPBGC_Mater_1.1, whole genome shotgun sequence DNA segment TCAGCCTGAGATGGACATCAGCCTGGTGTGTGTTCTCTAACTGCAAGGCCATGGGCTGGAGAATGCCTCAGGGGCCAGGAAGGGTGTTGGGGATGTGATTTGCAGGCCAGAGACCTCCTGTCTATTTCAGATGAAATCAAGGGGATGTACAAATTGTTGAATTGGGCATTAATATCTTAGGCTGCCTTAAGTCTCTGTTTTCCTGATCCTTGCAGAGATAGGTATTTAATGATAGTGCAAGTCATGCTCTGAGGAGATGTGAGCAAGCAAGTCTAAGTCTGTGTCAGCAAAGTTTTGAGCTGTGCTGGATTTTAAACCATAGAGGCCCAGCTGCTCTATATGCTTTTAGATTGTCCTAGTGAAGAGAACAAATTTGGATTGAAAGCCGTGCATGGAAAATGCCGTGGGATCCAGAAGGGGACCCTGAGCTTAGGACCTGTTGAGTATCTGAAATTATTTACAGAATTGCAgaatgtgctgagctggaagggactcacaaggatcactgaatacaactcctggccttgcacaggaccatccccagAAGTCACAAGAGTCAttcctgagagcactgtccaaacacttcttgaactctgtcaggcttggtgctgtgattGCTTCCTTGGGGAGCCTGCTCCTAAAATCCtacctaaacctcccctgacacaaatTCAGGCTATTTCCTCAGGTCCTGTCTTTTGTATTTACTTCCGTTGGTTAAAGTACGGGTGGgaaattgatttatttaaattccAAAATCATAAGCAATTGATTTAAATCAGTGTTAATAGGACCTACCAGTGTCATTTCATATAGCACAGTTGATCTCAATTTTGCAAAAGCTCATAAGTGAGCCTTCCAATTTTTGTCCTCTTCAGGAGGAACAAGCCATTTGTGTGGGCTAAATACAGGATTATATTACATTTGTCATTGATGTGGGATGATGAGACTAAATGACTAAATGTCtaagtatctttttttttttttagccttaATAGTCTTTCTAGGAGGGTTTGCTTGATGTAGTGACATTCTAAATGTTCTGTCTCAAAGTAGCAGTAGAGACTATCATGCAGTGGTGTGAGAAAATCAGAATTGGTAATATcgcagcagagagggagagtgTAGGTGactgactttatttttcttggttaGTATGTAAAATTTTTGATTATTAATTATTGATGTTTAGCTAATTTTCTATATAGTTGTTTATAGTAAATTGAATTAAGATTAGAAGCTTAATCAAGCTCCATTAATTTTTCTTAGGTATTCTTAAGCAGGTTAAAGATTACATTAAAGAATGCAGCAAGTGCCAGGAAAAGCTAGACCGCTCTAGATCTCTCTCAGATCCTTCTGAAATGCTGGAGGAGCTAGGACTGGATGCAAAATCTCATGAAGACAGTAATGAAACAGATGATGAATTGAGTAACACAGCATCaatcccagcagcatctccaaaGCCTCTGAAGAAGAAACCAATAGCAAAGCATGAGCTTGTGTTTGTAAGTACCATTGTTTACATCTGAATGGATTTGCATTTTCTATTACTGCATTCTTGGTCATGGACTTCTTTTCCATTGTTGCGATAATCTTGTAACAATAAGACCATTTTGCCAAAGATATTGAATGTGTAGAAATGGGATACTGGTGTATATGTCATGAAATTAATTATAGGACATCATTGCTGGGAAATAAAATCATGCTATATATTATGCATATAGAATCTAAGATAAAATGAATGGCAAAATTGCCATTGCTTACAATTGCCATCACATACAAGATTCTTATATCTTATTCTTATCTTATATTCTTATTCTTTCCCTAATAAATTATGATATACTGATGTATAAAATTCTTGTTCATAACTGTAGGTTCGCATACACATAAAGACATTTGAATTTAGAGACTTTTTCAGACTGTAGCCTAGAAAAATACAGTCAAAGAGCACTTTGAATGTGTCTTCCCATTTTTCCAGTCTGTTTTAATTGTGTTTGGAGGGAGGGTAAaacttaaagaaagaaaacaaagtagtAAAGTTAAACTCTATATTCTACAGACTTGAACTGATTGTATGGTTGCAGCAAATAatccttttctgtgtttcagtgtgAATGCTTGAAAAGGCACAATCTAAATGTAATGAAGTTCTCAAATGTTGTTTATGACAGGTTGACAGTAAGGGCCTTGTGAAGCAGTCATCTTCCAAACATTGTCTGTCAGTCTTAAACCAACTGAATCAGCAGAGGCTTTCCAATCAGTTCTGTGATGTGACTTTGCTGATTGAAGGAGAGGAGTACAAAGCTCACAAATCTGTCTTGGCAGCCAACAGCGAGTACTTCCGAGAGCTCTTCATTGAAAAGGGAGCTGTCACTAGTCATGAAGCTGTAGTGGATCTGTCAGGTGAATTGCTGTGGGTTTCAAAGCTAGAAATTATAATATCCTAAGTAAGGTGTACAGTATTTAATTCAGTCTTTTTTGAGTGTTGAAGACAACCAAATTGTCTCTGTTTTAATCTAAAAGTTTTTTGTGTGGATCATAATGCAAAAGTGATCACTCTGATTTTTGCCTAATATGATTTTCCATGGACTGTGGTATTTAATCTTAAAATTTCTGAGAAGCTTTTGATGGATTTTTACCTTGCTTAGGTGTGTTTCCTCCTTGACTTAGTCACAAACGttaaaaagggaacaaaatcaAATGCTTGAGTACATCAGGCAGGGATGCTGACAAGCTGCTTGGAGAGTTGTTTAGCTTAACAAATgctaaattatttcttatttctgtgaAGCAGAATTATACATGTCTACTTATTTTTCAGACCTGGTACATGCAAGACAAGAGCTAAAATATATGTTCTAAAAATAGCTTTGTAGTGATGAAGAGTAGTGTACAAAACACAAGCCTTCTGCATTGCTTTCTCATTTATTAACTGTCTCTACATGAATAATAGGCGTGCATGGACAATAATTTTCTCATAGGATGGTCCAGAAGGTTCCCcacattaaatatttgatttattaGTTATGCAACTGTGGACAGTTATACCAAATTCttatatttcagcatttctatttatatagccatatttttattgttttcaataGCTACTTCGTTATTTTTCAGCCACATGGCTTGTTACTTAAGACCTGAGTACTTTCTGAATGTAGCAGATTCAGAAAGACTTTGGTTCAATTAATCTCCTCCAAAAGTATTGTGGCTCTCCCAGCATCTTGAAATATTCCTCAAAGAATTTTATTGTGAAACTCTTTAAGTACTACTTAGTTATTGGAAAAGTTTTCTGAGCTTACCCCACACATAGAAACTACATGAGGAGGAAGCTGTAGTGTAAATGACAATTAATTGAGTGCCAGTGATGGGCTTGTTATTTCCAAGtgtgttttgctttaaatttcaGGCTTAACTGTATCAAAGGTGAACTGTTGTATTCATCATGGGATATTTTGGGGTAATTTCAGGTTATCATTATTTGCTCTAATATCTTGTTTTATTCCTGGTAGGTTTCTGCAAGTCCAGTTTCCTGCCTTTATTGGAATTTGCTTATACTTCAGAATTAACATTTGACTTCTGTAGTATGGCAGAAGTGGCCATGCTCGCCCGGCATCTCTTCATGTCAGAGGTCCTTGAAATCTGTGAGAATGTGCACAAACAGATGGAAGAGAAACAAATTACAGTGTACCAAAAGGGAGATATTCAAACAGTAGAGTCAACACAAAATCTAGCAGAGCAGGCTGAAGTGCAGGTGCAGCCCATGGATGGTGTTGAGCAACCTAAACTCACAGCCAGTGAAGTGCCAGTAGCTGTGAATGGAGCTCCTCCCTCTGCTGGgacagaggaggcagcagccccccagcctgACCTCCTGCACCCAGAGCCTCTGGAGGCCACTGCAGGTGATCCTTCCAAGCCTGTGGAACGGTGTGAAACAACTGAAAATTACATCAAGATCCAGCTGGTGGAGGGCATTTCAAACAGCCTCTACAACAGACTCAGCACCGAGCCATCAGCTGTGGAAGCCATGGACACACAGAGCCAAGAGAAAGCTGAGGCAGTTCAAAATCAGAGTGATAAAGCACATGTGGACTCTGCTTCTGAAGACTCCTCAGAGACACTCAGGCAAAAAAGTGAcgagcagagcagctccatttCCCAGCCAGAGAGCCTCGCTTCCAGCCAGGATGATACTTACAAAAGCAAGCTTCGCCAGCGTTCTGTCACTGAGGGGGGATACATCAGGCTGCATAAAGGAATtgaaaaaaagctgcagaataGAAAGACAAATCCTAAATCTGCAGTGCAGCAGGTATTCTGTCTGTCATTAGACCTTGTAGTTACCAGAGTAATTTCTAAGCTGTGACAGCTGGGCGaacaaaatcccaaaaagcATTGACCTGGCATCACTATTCCTTCCATATTGAAGGTCCTTAGAATGCTCGGTGGCCACAGTCTAGGTTGAGTATATTCTCACAACTTCTTATGGTTGGACAGAAGTTGTATCAGCTCCCCAAAATCCTTAATAATCTGTGAATTTAATTCTAAGCTAGCTCATGTGTATGTCAGTCATAGATACATACATTTATCTATTAGAGAAGTGATTTATCTATTACATTTATTCAGACTTGACAAGAGCATTGGGAATGAAAAATTTTACATCCCATGTAGATCTTCAGATGTAGTCATGAGTCACAGTAATGCATTCCTGCTACCTTCTAGTTGGGGTCAATGAAGAGAAAGGTTCAAAGAGCCCTGCTGTTAAAAACTCTAGCATCTGAACATAGGAAATGTTAAGTGATTGAGCTAGTTCcaattacaatttattttttttaatgaaatggtCTTATTACTCTTTCCCCTTTGAGAGCCTTTCCTCTTTCAGTGCCTTTGGATAGTTGGCAATCAGCTCACTGGACATGATGCATTTAGTTTGTGACAGAGTACACTTCACTGCATGTTGGCCCAGTCTTCTGAAGAGCTGTTAATTTCCAAAGGAGTCCTGAGAGTTTTGTGTACCAGAGCCACCAGTCCCACACACAGGACAATAACTTGTTATCATTACAGCAGCCTAGTAGAAACAGTAGAATTAGTTCTTTTTACAGATGGACAGCTTAAAGCCCAGATGCTAAAAGTAGCACAATCAAAATACTTGAGCAACCTATTTATGCTGGTTGGAGAGCAGCAcagttttgttctctttttggAAGGGGGATATTTACTTTTGGGAATAGTTCCTGTTAAtgtattttgcagtttttaaatCCAGCTCCTTGACAGATGAAGTGCACCTATAGAAAGAGACCTATATAAAAGAAATTAGTTTGGATGATTGCTCAGGATTGGGCTCAGGAATAGATTTCTGCTTTCCTAACTTGTTTTGTAGCCTTGTTTTTTGCATCCCTCAACTCCCCCTATGGCATGGGATGTCATATAAGCTTTGGGAAGGAGACACTCTCCTGAGTTCCCAATTTTGATGCTGGGAGAATAACAGGAAAGAGATTGCAGGAAAAATGCTTCTGGTTTAAATTACAGTACTTGCACCTGGCACGGAGATATAGGGGATGAGGTGTGCTTTGTAGGAATTACTCACATAACTTATTTTATACAGGTTTCATAGACCTCATATTTGACTCCCATTGGTTAGTAGTTCTCTTGCCACCTAATTCATTGGTTAGTAAATAGTATTTTACTTGTCTATCAAATCTCTATTCTTGGTTTGTTTACATACTTTTCTGCTGGTTCTCACTGGACAAATCCCTTGTTATTGtaggtgcatttgtttttcacGCTCAGAACAGATTATGTTAACAAATGTCTCATTCTCAAAATGGCTTCATATGGGAACTTGCAAACTGCTTGATAGCTGCACTTAGAAGAAGTAATAGGGCTGCTTTGGCAATTTTGCAAAGTGAGGCCTTGAGTTCATACggcctttcttttataattCTTCTGCCTGTCTACAGCAGTTGGGAGAACAGGATGAAGAAATTGGGATGCCTGTGCTTCCTTCCCTTGCCTTATTCTCAGGAAACCAAAGGGGACACAGCTGATACAGGACATTTCAACCTGATCGCTTAGAATTTGGTTTCTAAAGAATTTGGCAGCAAGTTTCTACAAAGGAAGATGAGATTATCAGCTCCAGGTAGCACTGCAAATatcacataaaaaaacccactagTGCCTTAGATAAAAATCTCTAAGAAAGCTGGAATGCTCTCAACTTGATAGAAATCCTGACTGGCAGTatgctgtgatttttctgtAACTATCCCATAGTTGTCACTTAGGCAGTTACTCAGGGCTGGAGAGTTCATTGTCCCTGAACTGGTAAGTCACTGTGTGGCCATCATCATAGTAAGtttatggtttttaaaaaagaatggTTTTTCACTCATCTTGAGATCTGTAGTTTTATAGTGAGCTGAAACAAGGTAACTTTCAAGCAGCTAAGTCAGCTGAGCAAAATTAAGAGGtattacagaaaaacagaatgtCAACTTTTAGTAGAAACTTTCAGAAGGTATGAAGTACAATGCAGTAAAATTCATTAATAGGTTCTGTTTTTCCAACTTAGGTTGCCATGAAGCTGGtacaaagagggaaaaaaatgaaacagccCAAAAGAGAGACCACGGAAAATAACGAAGTGGAAGCGCAGCACAAATGCACTGACTGTGGAATGGTGTTCCAGCGGCGCTATGCACTTATAATGCACACACTGAAACACGAAAGATCTAAAGAATATAAATGCCCAGTAAGTTGAggggttgggtttgtttttttttttttctgtgtaaatcTTTCTCcttatgaaaattaattctgtaaTTATATTAGTAATTATATTGGTTGCCTTTTTtggtataaatatttattttagttacCAATTTCAGAGTTGGATATAGCCTTGATCTAGATGGGGTGAGGTAGAATGGAGTGCAGCCACTTGGCCTGACAGTAGTGTCTGACTTGCTGCTCAAGACTGTGTTAGCATGGGATTTGCTTTTAACCCTACCAGTAAATTTGTATTTAGTCTAGACTGGAAGTTAGTCTCACTGGGAAGTGATCAGTGGTTCTGTCAGTggccataaaataaaaatttacaaCTATTAACCTCAGGAGTTGGGTTATGGATTTAACTCATCATATTACTGtacttaaaacattttaaaaacacgtttgttttttttaatacttatgCAAAGTGAGGTTGTAATATtttctgtcccagctgtgtaAGAAGGAATTCCAGTACGGTGCCTCGCTGCGGGCGCACCTGGTGCGGCACACGCGGAAGACAGAAGGCAGCGCTGCAGCCGGCGGTGCCGAGGGGACCGGCGTGTCCTCGGTTAAAGGGAGAACCAAACGGGAATTCGTGTGTGACATCTGTGGAAGAACTCTGCCCAAGCTCTATTCCCTCAGAATACATATGCTTAAACATACAGGTGTCAAACCCCATGCGTGCAAGGTAAAGTCCTTTTGCTCTCTAATCAGATTTGCAATGTTCTCTATTACCAATGTTTTGGTATTGATGCTCTGCCCTAAAATCTGTGTTAATCTTGGTCACTTCACAATAGGGAAAACTAGTATAACATTCATGATGAAATTGCTTGCAGTCCAAGAGTGAGAAAACTAGAATGAATATGAGTGGTGCAAGTTCATATTCTTGTGTCTAGAAGAATATCTTCCTTtgattattcctttttttaaatagacCAGTTCTGTCACTGGTGCAAAATCGCAGGCTTGGCCATCCTAGTTCCCAAGAAATAcaggaggtttttttctgtctgaagtTGAGCACCTATTACATAATTAGTTTTATTTGTCCTATTCCACCATGTGTGGATTTCTTTAGGTTTGTGGAAAGACCTTTACGTATAAGCATGGATTGAAAATGCACTTAGCTCTCCATGAAGTACAGAAACAGTTCAAGTGTGACTTGTGTGAAAAGTCTTTTGTCACAAAAAGAAGTCTTCAGGAGCACATGAGCATTCATACAGGTAAGTGATGAGAAAGGGaatccttttcctttgtttagGTATTTTATGCTGCTGAACTTAATGTTGTTCTTCAGTGTCAAAagaaactgtttaaaaaaataaatggtagTTTGTTCTTCTAGTCAGGCAGCCGAGATAGAGGTAAGTGGTCATTTTTTTGAGCTAAACCATAGCTTAGTGTTATTATGTAGATGTTCTATACAAGAATGGGGAATTGTGGTTGGTCTGTTCCTGTGGTTTTGTGTACGTATTTAATGCCTGTGTCATGTCAATTCAACAGGAAATAGGCAACAGGCTGGAAGGTTCTAATGCACTTCATCTCCCAGCCTGACCTTTTACAGGAAAACATGCTAAGTTAAATCTCTCAGAATCCCCATATATATTTTACAAGATGTTCTGTACTAACACTGACATTTTGTAAAGCCTAGTGTTTTGAAAATCTTAGATGTGAAAGATGGCAATATAATAATTCAATACaagcagagttttaaaattgtaatttatAAAGGTTGTCTGTGTTTCTGGTTTTCGGGGCTGAGCAGAATCAAGAGAGATACTCAGAATAAGTTGTTCCTGAAATTATGGAATTTGTATTAGTAGTCATCACTCCTGTGTTGATGAAATGGAgcaaaaactttttattttaaggtgTTTTTCCACAAATGCAAGATATAAGCAATAGTCCATAAGCAGTGCTGTATTTCTGAAGAAGTTGCATAATACATAAGCACAGgcagttgtggtttttttcacaCAAGAAGACAGGTTTTTAGACTGCTCACTTTTCCTCACTAAATCATAGTTGCAGCAAAATACCTatgtttaaaaacatgaaataaactAATTTAGCATTGCTACTCCCCCCTTATGTATTATTACATTAGCACATacaaaataaacttaaaaattCCATCAGTgtgtaattaaataaattccACTTTGTAGTACTGCTCTGATTACTTAAGGTAAGTTATATATGAATTAAAAACCTGTCTCACAAAGCACTGCAGAGAAATGGAGGCATGGCTTGGtaacatgttttgttttgtttttgctagGAGAATCCAAATATCTTTGCTCCATCTGCGGAAAATCTTTCCACAGGGCATCAGGACTCAGTAAACACATAAAGAAACATCAGCCAAAGCCTGAAGTTCGTGGCTATCAGTGTACTCAGTAAGTCAGGTGATGGGTGGTTTTAGTGGGCTTTTTTCTTAGTATTAATGATCCTAGTCATTTTCAAGATTAAAAGCAGCTCCTTGTTGTAGCATAAAACCGTTCCACTGGCCTGGGATGAGACTTGGAAAGCATgagaataaaaatgcatttttgtaaaTACATATTGGAGAGCAAAGGCTTGGTTTTAAGTTGTTACCTAGCTCTAGTTTCTTGCAGCTCTTCTCTGATGACTTTGCACTGTAATTGGTGCTATAATCAGTAGCTGTGTGGGTATACAGCTTTTTTGTAGGACAGAGAAAAGAGTGTAAGGTTGTAAGAGACCAAGGGCCTTCAGCTTGGTTTGCCCTCTTGTAGTGTGATAGTGGATTTCAGTTGGATTTGAAGCTGTAGAGTCTGCAATGTCCTGCACTTGTGTTCAGTGTTTGCTGAAACATGGCTGTGTTTAGGAACATTGCAGACTGAGACTCACTGACAGTTGCAGTTCTCTTCATTATAAAACATAAATGACCACTTCAATATTGCAAtaaattacatttgtttttattattaatggcatttattattatttacatgCCAACATTGTGGACTTTAGCAAAGCAGAAACTGTAACTGGAAAGTGTGATCTAAGTGCATTAGCAAAGCATGGATACTTTTTCCATGACCAAGCAGACTATAGGGAACTTTTTAAGTGCCCTGCAGAAGGACAAATAATGTTTAATTTTGGAACTCACAATGATTCCCTGAGAAGCTCTGTCAGATATTAAGAGGAATGGTACAATTTATATTATTGCCTGTAGCAACTTAAGGTTTTAAAGAAAGTAATAATCTAAAGAGTTGTTTAAAGTATCTCATTGCTGCTGCATACTagcaaaaattatattttctaaattatgaAAACTTATTTCAGTTCTGTCAACAATGTTTATATTTAGTGATTTTTAATACTAAAAGCATTAATTCcaaaaatacaaagaacagAGCTAATAGGGGGTGCACAGACACTGTTTCATGAAACATACTATGGAAGGGAGTTTTAGTTTTGAGGGTGAAGtatatttataaaacaaaaatttttttacTCAAGGCAGTAGGGCCATGGATGCAAGAGGTCACCTTGACAGAGAAGATATTTTGACTCCCCAGCTTCTTCAAAACAGACACAGTCCTTGCTGCTTCTCCAGTAAAGGTCTCTGCTAAGGATATAATTCATGTTGTCACCAGTGGTTTAGACAGCTTCGCTAAGCAATAACCAGACTTCAGTTTTTAGTTTGGTGGCTTGGAATGGAAACCTCCCCGTCAGGCTTCAGTCTGAACTTCTGGCCCAGTTGAGCAAAGCTGACcatgaattattttcttaaaacgTTCCTGGAAGTTTTGCAGTGAAGTATGTGTTTGGTTAAACTTCAGTAACGCATGACAATGTATGGTGGTTGCTTGAGTTTTTTACTACTCTAATGGCTTTTCCAAATTTCCCAAAGTCCTTGGGGAGAGAGCAGCAAGTGCCAACCCCATTCAAGCCCCTGAGGGGTCTTTCTGGTACTATTATATGTGGATGTGCAAACTGAGGATCCCTGAGAGCCCCATTTGAACTGGAGTGGTGAGACTTTCCAGTCTAGGAGGAGGTTGTTTGTGTGGCTCAATgactgttacttttttttttttcccctccctcaaAAGCAAAGtcaacttttctttctctccagaaTGCTCATTATTCAGGCAATGTTGTATCAAATGTTCTGTTGCTGTATGGaagcttttctcattttcagattCCCTCATTCCAGTGGTTGATACTGTAGAAGTTGAATCAGCCACCTTTGCTTGCTGacactgctctgcctctgtccTTTCTTGAGTCATACAGCTGTATGTTGTTACatgaggaagagagagagagagagatgagcAGCAGAATTTCTTTCAAAGGGAGAAACCATGTTTTTGATTAGATCAGACTCTGTAGTCTTCATACCAAGAGGAGCTGTATAGTCATACTATGGCAAAGTATAAGTGAAGGAAAACGCTAAGTTAGCCTGGGTTCAGATGTGTACAAGCAGCAAGCTAAAGAATAAGTATTGATACTTTCAGATGCTTTCTTGCAGGATTatgaatttgggatttttttattttctaaaaaaacccctacatttgagcattaaaaacaacaaattcTAGTTATCTTTGTGTCAGTCCTCTTTGGTTAGAGAAAGAAGCAGCTGTTACTGTCCTCATACGTTCATGTGGTATAATACAAGATTCTGATGTCTCCTAGTTGGTTTGCCTTTGAATATTCACCATTAAATCTGCAGAAAGAATATAGTTACTCAATAACAGACAAGGGGGTTTCAGGGGTCCTCAAGTTTTATTCCAGGCTTTCAAATAAGATGgtgttcttttaaatttttccaaGTTTAGAATGGGattgtgttttaaataaatactgatGATGAAGTAGGTGTTCTCAGTCTTCAGTTGCTGTTAAAGAAGAGGGTCCCAGTGCCTTTCTTGTATGGGATGCTAAAACATTTGCTGTTACAGGTGTGACAAGAGCTTCTATGAAGCTCGGGATCTTCGGCAGCATATGAATAAACATTTAGGTGTGAAGCCATTTCAGTGTCAGTTCTGTGGAAAATGTTACAGCTGGAAGAAAGACTGGTATTCTCATGTGAAGTCTCATTCTGTCACAGACCCTTATAGGtaagaggaaattaatttaacaaCTGAAAGGTACTAATCAAAGTGAGGCTATAGAGATCCACAGCCTGTCAACAAGGCACTGCCTAGTCCACTTTTGAGGTACCAATGGATTGATGGTGATTAGGCTCTTGAATATTTGAGGATGCTTTACATTGCATGGGTTGGCTTCTAACTTGGGACACAGTGCTGGAACTAAGACATGAAGTTGTAAGAGGATAAATACAATCAGTGCAGTTAGAAACTTATGTGATCTCACTTCTCTAGAAGGGTAGGTGGATGCTTTGTGGCTGTGGATAAGAGGAAATGTAGTTCAGTCCAACAATATTACTTCTAATAATGGAACTACTTACCATATAAGACATTATTGCCCTTAACCTTTGCCTACCctaaaaaaagtgcattttggCTTAAAACACATAAGTGTACAATAATGGTTTTAATAGATTTCTCACATTAACACATTTTAGGTGTAATGTATGTGGAAAAGAATTTTATGAGAAAGCTTTGTACAGAAGACATGTAAAGAAAGCCACACATGGtaaaaaaggaagagcaaaacaaaatctgGAACGAGTGTGCGAGCACTGTGGAAGAAAATTCACACAGCTCCGGGAATATAGGAGACACATGAACAATCATGAAGGTATGTAGAACACAAATAGTCATTACATCCCTCAACCCCTAAAAACACAATGTGCAAGGGGTAATTGTTTCTTTGAGTCTGTGTCCTGTCTGGCAAAACATGGAAGAGTTTTTACAGATTCTCCAGTTCAATGTGAATCCTGGCTTGGTAACTTGCTGTCAGTGATTCCCAGAAGTTGCTTTTGGGGGTCTTTCTAAAGCTCCAGCCACACACAGGGACTGTGCCAATTTGTCCTCTGTACCTGAATAGAAGAGGAACATTTTTACAAGTGACTAAGAGGGGTAAATCTGGCAAAGAATTGGATGCACTATAACATTCTCCATTTTCAAAAGCACACACAGTTAACAAACTACTCTTCAGATAGGATAATGATCGgcctaaatttaaaaagaaaaaaagaaccaatGTTGGAAATGGATCAACTTCTTAATTTATGACAAGTGATAAATTGTATGATGTTTggagaaaatatgaaaacttttttttttcttgttaaagaATTATGTGCATTTTTACTTTAGATGTAAAGTATGAAATTGATTTTTGAGTATTTGGTTCTTTCAGCTGTGTTGGGAGTCTATATTCT contains these protein-coding regions:
- the ZBTB11 gene encoding zinc finger and BTB domain-containing protein 11, with the protein product MSSEESYLAILRYLTNEREPYAPGTEGNAKRKIRKAAACYVVRGGTLYYQRRQRDQQRFAELEVVLQAERRARLIRAAHLAPDGAHRTRLQTWQGLSQKYWWRGILKQVKDYIKECSKCQEKLDRSRSLSDPSEMLEELGLDAKSHEDSNETDDELSNTASIPAASPKPLKKKPIAKHELVFVDSKGLVKQSSSKHCLSVLNQLNQQRLSNQFCDVTLLIEGEEYKAHKSVLAANSEYFRELFIEKGAVTSHEAVVDLSGFCKSSFLPLLEFAYTSELTFDFCSMAEVAMLARHLFMSEVLEICENVHKQMEEKQITVYQKGDIQTVESTQNLAEQAEVQVQPMDGVEQPKLTASEVPVAVNGAPPSAGTEEAAAPQPDLLHPEPLEATAGDPSKPVERCETTENYIKIQLVEGISNSLYNRLSTEPSAVEAMDTQSQEKAEAVQNQSDKAHVDSASEDSSETLRQKSDEQSSSISQPESLASSQDDTYKSKLRQRSVTEGGYIRLHKGIEKKLQNRKTNPKSAVQQVAMKLVQRGKKMKQPKRETTENNEVEAQHKCTDCGMVFQRRYALIMHTLKHERSKEYKCPLCKKEFQYGASLRAHLVRHTRKTEGSAAAGGAEGTGVSSVKGRTKREFVCDICGRTLPKLYSLRIHMLKHTGVKPHACKVCGKTFTYKHGLKMHLALHEVQKQFKCDLCEKSFVTKRSLQEHMSIHTGESKYLCSICGKSFHRASGLSKHIKKHQPKPEVRGYQCTQCDKSFYEARDLRQHMNKHLGVKPFQCQFCGKCYSWKKDWYSHVKSHSVTDPYRCNVCGKEFYEKALYRRHVKKATHGKKGRAKQNLERVCEHCGRKFTQLREYRRHMNNHEGVKPFECLTCGVAWADARSLKRHVRTHTGERPYVCPVCNEAYIDARTLRKHMTKLHRDYIPCKIMLEKDTLQFHNQGTQVEHAISILASDIQEQETEISFGAGEGETVVVTGETLEAIEAVAATEECTSVSTLSDQSIMQVVNYVLAQQQGQKMAEVTQAIETVEVEVAHVTTTESI